The DNA segment GCGACGATCACGTCGGCTCCGGCCACGGCCGTGGGGCCGTCCGCCACGGTGCGCGCCTCGCTGAGCCCGGATGGGAGGGGGAGGCCCACCAGGATGAGGGAGGCGCCCAACCGGTGGAGAACCCGCACCATCTCCACCTCGCGACGGTCCCCGCCGAGGACGGTGACCCTCACACCTTCCAGCTCGGGCATCGTCTCGTGCCTCCCCAAGAGGGCGCAACGGCTGTCTGGGCCAGGATCGCTGCAGTATATGTCTCCTGGGAAGGGGGGGTCACCGCAAGGGGGCGCCGGAAGGGAACCGCCGCGAGCCGGCGGCAGGCCGGCGAAGGCGTTCGGCCGGATCCGGGAAGGTTATGCGAACAGGATGGGCTCGAGGCCGCGCACGGGGCCGTCCAGCTCCCGCACGCGCCGGATGGCCAGGAGAAGACCGGGCATGAAGGCCTCCCGGCCGGTGGCGTCGTGGCGGATCCGGAGGGTCTGGCCCTCCGTGCCGAAGATCACCTCCTGGTGGGCCACCAGGCCCGGCAACCGCACGCTGTGGATGGGAACGCCCTCCACCCAAGCGCCGCGCGCCGGAGCGGCGGGGACCTCGGCGCCCCCGGCCGCGGCCGCCTCGGCGCGCGCGGCGTCCCTTCCGGCCTGGATGCGCCGGGCCGTCTCGAGCGCGGTCCCCGAGGGCGCGTCGAGCTTCCCCGCATGGTGGAGCTCGATGATCTCCACGTCGGGGAGGTAGCGGGCCGCCTCGGCGGCGAACCGCATCATGAGCACCGCCCCCAGCGCGAAGTTGGGGGCGACGACCAGGCCCAGCCGCCGCTCGCGGGCCATGGCTTCCAGCCGGGCCAGGACGTCCTCGGGAATCGCCGTGGTCCCCACCACCGCCGGGATCCCCCGGGTCAGGGCCGCCTCCACGTGCTCGGGTGCGGCTTCCGCCGTGGAGAGCTCCACCAGCACATCCGGGCGGGTGCGCTCCAGCTCGGGCGCCAGGCGCGCGGCCACCCGGACGCCGATGGGGCCCACCCCGGCCGCGAGGCCCGCGTCTTCCCCCACCTGGTGCCGCGCGACCCCCGCCGCCACCTCCAGGTCGCCCGCGGCCCGGGCGGCTCGGACGAGAGCCTGTCCCATGCGACCTGTCACCCCGGCCACCGCCAGGCGGATCGGCATACCCCTCACCTCCGCGCCGGCCCGCCTACCGGGCCCGTCCACCCTGCCTGCCCAAACGGAAAGGCGGCTGGCCCCAACACCGCCAGCCGCTCGACCCCGCGAGGCTCCCCCGCGCAGGCGTCCGGCCTGGTAGCCTTACTTCGACGGCCACCCGGCCCATCCTGCCCGAGGGATCCGGTCCTAACGCGAGTGGCTCTCCACCTCGCGCGCGCCGTTGTCCCGCAGGATGCTCTCCGCCGTCTCCTCCTCGCCGTCGTCCACCTCAACAGCGCAAAGGATCCGCCCCTGCCGCACCTCGTCCTCATAAACGTTGCCCCGCTCTTCCGGTATGCCCATGTCCAGCAGCCCGCCCGCGATGCCGCCCGTGGCCGCGCCCGAGAGGGTCGCCGCGAGCGGGCCGGCCGCCACCAGCGGCCCCAGGCCGGGGATGGCCAGCGCGCCCACGCCGGCCAGCAGGCCGGCCACGCCGCCCAGGGCGCCACCCCAGGTGAGCCCCTCGGACATGTCGAGGCCGCCCCCCTGGTTCCCACCCCCCTGGTCGCCACCCTTCTCTCCCTTGGCGACCACCGAGATCTCCCGTTCGGTGTACCCTTCGTCCTTCAACTGGTGAACCGCCTGCTCGGCCTGCTCTTTCCGGTCGAAGACGCCTACGACGGTCTTGGCCACCGTCTCTCCCCCTTCGTCGGTGCTTCGACCGTAGTCTCTCCCGGAGGGGGAGGCGTATTCAGCCGGGTTCAGCGGAGCAGCCACCGGCTCGGCGCGGAGGGTTCCTCGGCCGTGGCCAGGTCCACCACCATCAGGTCCACGCCGATCTTGCGGATGCCCCGCCAGGGAATCCGGAGCTCCTTGCGGCTCATGAAGCCCTGCTTGTAGGGGACCAGGATCGCCTCCACCCGCCCGGTCTCGGTGTCGATGACCACGTCCGACTCGTTGACCACCCCCAGGCGGATCCCCTGGTCGATGTCGATGATCTCCTTACCCGAAAGCTCGCTGTAGCGCACGGCGCTCACCCCCGGCCCGATGAAGCCTATGTCCTGCCAGGCCCTTCAGAACCGCCGCCCCAGGGCGACCTCCATCCGCTCGGGCCATCCCCAGACGGCGTCGTAGCGACCACGGTCCCACCGTCCGACCCGCACCCTCAGGAAGGAGCCGGCGGCCAGCGACGGCTCGGCCTCCAGGAAGAGGTGCCGGTCCGGCGCCCTCTCGGACCGGGCCTTCCACACCAGCCGCCACGAGGCCCCCGCCGCCACCCGCCGGAGCTCCAACCGGTAGGTCCCACCGTCCGACGCGTCGGCGCCGGCGCGGAGCTCCGCCCCGCCGGGCAGGCGAACCAAGACCGTCAACCGGGCCGGCCTGGCCCCGCCGCTCGCTTCCACCTCCCAGGCTCCCGCGCGCCTGATGGCCAAGCGGCCGCGCACCCAGGCCTCCTCCTCGCCCGCGGTCCTGCGGCTCAGGGCGTCGATCCCGGCCGTCCACGTGAGGCCCGCCAGGCCCGTGCGGCCCTCCACCTGGGCGCGGGCCTCCGCCCCGCCCTGGGCCGGCCGGGCGTGGCAGAGCTCCACGTCCAGCCGGCGCCGGCCTGGGAAGGTCAGGTGGGCCTCCGCCCAGCCCCCCGCGGCCCCGGCGGGAAAGGCCTCTTCCCGCGCGGCCAGGGAGCGGAAGCCCGGATCGGTCTGGAAGAGCCCCGCCTCCAGCCGGAGGGGAGCCGAAGGGCGCCAGGGCAGGGTGCGGAGGCGCAGGAGCCCTGCCCACGCCTCCTGGGGCTGGCCGGGCTCCGCCGTGGAGGCCCCTGCAGGCTGGGCGAGGGCCACCTCGGCCCCCACCTCCGCCTCCCCGGCAGGGAGGTAACCCTCCAGGGCGACGAGCTGCTGGAGCAGCGCGCCGCCACCGCCCGCGGCCTCCCTGTCGCCGTCGGGCCAGGGGAGCATGCCCTGCTGCAGGCGGAAGAAGGTGAGCGCCCCGTGAGCGGCGCCCCACCACCGCCGGACCCGCAGGGAGGCCATGTCCCCGTCGGGGCCGGGGTTGTCGATGCGCCGGACCACCTGCGTGCTCAGGTCCCACCGGGTTCCCGCCGCCTCCACGGTGAGGCCGGGTTGGCCCTCGCCGCGCCGGGAGCCCGAGATGAGGGCCATGGGGTCGGCCGAGGAGAGGTGAGGCCGGTCCACCAGGAGCTGCAGCCTCAACGGCGGGCCGTCCAGAACCATCCGCCCCTCCTGCACCGCCGGCACGGGACGCCCCTCCCCCTCGCTTCCGGCCAGCTGGAGCACCGCGTCCGCATCCAACCGCCAGCCGTCCGAACCCGCCGGCCCGGCCGCGGCCAGCTCCAGGAGGCGGGTGGCCGTCCCTCCCACCTCCCACGCTTCCACCCACGCGACCGACCCCTCCCACGGGCCGGACGCCCGGAGAGGGTGGAGCCAGACACCCATGAGGGCCAGCCAACCGAGCATCCCGGCGGCGAGTCGAAGCAGGTGCGCTCGGCCGCGGCTTTGGATCTTCCGTGGGCTCTCGCGGCGTGGGCTCTCGGGCATACGGAATCGCCCCCGTGGATCCGGGCCTGAGCCCGGCGGGAGGCGGTTGGGCGGGGGCAGGTAGCCTCGAAGGTCATGGCAAGGGTGCCTGCCCTTCAACCATAAAGTGGAAACCGCCCGGTGTCAACGGGCCGGAGCGTGGTATCCCGGCCGGTCGGACTCGCCCCGCTGGCGGCGGAAGTTCTCCTCGTTCTTGGCGCGGTAGGCCTCGAAGAGCTCGTCGGGGGTGATACCCAGCTTCAGGCAGGTGGAGAGGAAGAAGTGGAGGAGGTCCACCATCTCCTCGGTGAGCCTCCCGTGATCCAAGGGGCGGGGGTCCTTCCACCACTTGAAGCTGACCTCGTCCAGGATCTCGGCCAGCTCGCTCACCATGGCCAGGACCTCCTTCTGAACCCATGTGGCGGGGTCGAAGGAGAGGTTGCGCCGCCGGGCCACCTCCTCGTCGAAGGCGGCCTGCAGGCGGAAGAGCTCGTCCAGGCGGTCCAAGCGATCCCTCCTCGGGGCGTAGGCCCGCCGGACTGGTTCCAGCGAGCGGCCGGGCGGCTACCTACCGGCGCCGGGGCCTCCGGATCCGGGTCCGGGCGGGACCTCTTCCCTCCAGGCGGACGGCCCACCCGCGCGGGGGGGCGCCCGCCACGGCCATGCCGACCCGCTCCGGCTGGAAGAGCTGTCGGGCCAGGCGGCGCACCTGCCGGAGGTTCACCCGGTTCAGCTCCTCCAGGTACTCTTCCTGCTCCACCACCCGGCCCAGGAGGAGCTCCCCCTGGCCCAGCTGGAACATGCGGTTCACGCTGCCCTCGGAGCCCAGCAGGTACGCGCCCCGAAGCTGCTCCCGGGCCCGCTCGACCTCGGCCCGGTCGACCTCGCCGTGGGAGAGGCGGTCCAGCTCGGCCCGCAGCATCTCGCTCACGGGTTCCAGGTTGGAGGGGCGGCACCCCGCGTAGAGGACGAAGACGCCGGTCTCCGCGAAGCCCGCGTGGTAGGCGTAGGTGGAGTAGACCAGACCCCGCTTCTCCCGCAGCTCCTGGAAGAGGTGGGAGCTTGTGCCGCCGCCCACCAGCGTCTCGAGGACAGCCAGGGCGTACTGGTCGTCGTGCTCCCGCGGCAGGCCCGGAACACCCAGGCAGAGGTGGACCTGTTCCGCCTCGCGCCGGCGGATCACCGTGCCCGGCTCAGGGTTCGCCCGGACAGAGGTGGGCAGGTCGTGCCGCTTGGCGGGCAGCGACGCAAAACGGTGCTCGACCTGCCGGCAGAGCCACTCGTGCTCCACCTGGCCGGCGGCCGCCACCACCAGGTTGTCAGCGGTGTAGCGCTCGGCCATGTAGCGCTCCACCTGGGGTCGTCCCAGGCGGCGCAGGGTGGAGGCCCGGCCAAGCACCCCCCGGCTGAGCCCGTTCAGCCCCAGGGTCGCCTCCAGGATCAGGTCCTGGACCAGCTCCTCCGAGTCGTCCTCGTACATGCTGATCTCGTCCAGCACCACCTGCTTCTCCATCTCGAGGTGCTCCGGATCCAGGAGGGGGGCCGTGAGCATCTGGCCCAGGAGATCCAGGGCCACCTCCAGGCGGTCGCTCGGTACCGTGGCGTGGTAGCAGGTCTCCTCCCGGGTGGTGAACGCGTTGATCTCGCCGCCCGTGGCCTCGATGCGCTCGGAGATCTCCTGCGCGCTGAAGCGCTCGGTCCCCTTGAAGAGGAGGTGCTCCACCAGGTGCGAGATGCCCGCCTCGGTGGGGCGCTCGTGGCGCGAGCCGGTCCCCACCCAGGCCCCGACCGCGGCCGAGCGGACGCCTGGCAGGCGCTCGCTCACCACGCGGACGCCGGAAGGAAGGATGCTTCGTTGAACGCTCATGGAAGGCCCCTTTCGCCGGGGATCGCCTTCCATTATACGGGCTCGCGGGGGCGCCTTCAACCGGTCGCGTTCCCTGGTGCATCCCCCCATCTCCGCCGCACCTTTCCAAGAGGCAGTCTGAGCCCCGCGCCGAAGTGTTGGTCAGACGCAGCCGCGGCGGCCCGACCGCCCGTCCCGCCAACCACCGGACCAGGAGGCTCCCATGTCGACCAACACCCTCTCTCTGGCCATCATCGGACTCCTCGCCCTGGGCGGGCTCCTGGGAGGCGGAAGAGCAGCGCCGCCAGCCGTGCCGCCCTCGTCCCCGCCCGTGGAGGCTCCTGCTGGCGAAGGAAACGTGGTGGAGGTGCGCTCCGACCAGGCATGGGTCCGCGAGGCCCCCGGAAGCACGGAGAAGCTCGCCGTGCTCAGCCGGGGCAGCCGGGTGACCCAGGTAGGGCAGGCGGGGCGCTGGGTCCAGGTCCAGCTCCCCGACGGCCGGGAAGGCTGGCTCTCGGGGATGATGGTGGGCGTTCCCTCCCTGAACGAGCGCGAGGGTCGCCGGGAGGTGTGGGGCTACTACGTCGAGGGGCCCTCCCTCTCCTCCTGGTCCTCCTTCGAGGTCAACGCGGACCGCCTCTCCGCCGTGGTTCCGTGGAGCTTCACCGTCGACGGGCAGGGGCGGCTGGCCGTGGCCGACGGCCTCAGCGAGGCCGAGCTGGCCCGCGTCCTCCAGCGGGCAGGCGCCACCGGCCTGGGGACCCACCTTCTGGTCCAGAACTACCGGAACGGGCGCTTCGACGACCAGATCGTCCACGACCTGCTGCGCGACCCGCAGGCCAGGGAGCGGGCGGCCGAGGCGATGGTGGCCCAGGCCAAGGCGTGGGGGGCGCAAGGGATCCACCTGGACCTGGAGAACGTGCCGCCGCTGGACCGTCCCTTCTTGACCGCCTTCGTGGCCGAGCTCTCCCAGAGCCTCCGCGGCCAGGGGTTGGAGCTCTCCATGGCCCTCCCCGCCAAGACCGAAGACCGCCCCAGCCACGCGTGGTCGGGCGCCTTCGACTACCCCGCCCTCGCCCCGAACCTGGACCGGGCCGTGCTGATGACCTACGATCAGCACCACCGCACGGGCTCGCCCGGGCCCATCGCCTCGGCCCCCTGGGTGGAGGAGGTGGTCCAGTACGCGCTCTCGGCCGGGTTCGCTCCCGACAAGGTCCTCCTGGGGCTGGCCGGGTACGGCTACGACTGGCCCCGCGCGGGCACGGCCCGAGTGCTCACCCACGCTCAGGTGCTCGCCCTCCTGGACGAGGAACGCCGCCGCTCCCCCGGCGTCTCCCTCCACTGGGATTCGAGTGCCAAGACGCCCTACTTCGCCTACGGCTCGGGCAACCAG comes from the Limnochorda pilosa genome and includes:
- a CDS encoding YlmC/YmxH family sporulation protein, whose amino-acid sequence is MRYSELSGKEIIDIDQGIRLGVVNESDVVIDTETGRVEAILVPYKQGFMSRKELRIPWRGIRKIGVDLMVVDLATAEEPSAPSRWLLR
- a CDS encoding general stress protein is translated as MAKTVVGVFDRKEQAEQAVHQLKDEGYTEREISVVAKGEKGGDQGGGNQGGGLDMSEGLTWGGALGGVAGLLAGVGALAIPGLGPLVAAGPLAATLSGAATGGIAGGLLDMGIPEERGNVYEDEVRQGRILCAVEVDDGEEETAESILRDNGAREVESHSR
- the dapB gene encoding 4-hydroxy-tetrahydrodipicolinate reductase, producing MPIRLAVAGVTGRMGQALVRAARAAGDLEVAAGVARHQVGEDAGLAAGVGPIGVRVAARLAPELERTRPDVLVELSTAEAAPEHVEAALTRGIPAVVGTTAIPEDVLARLEAMARERRLGLVVAPNFALGAVLMMRFAAEAARYLPDVEIIELHHAGKLDAPSGTALETARRIQAGRDAARAEAAAAGGAEVPAAPARGAWVEGVPIHSVRLPGLVAHQEVIFGTEGQTLRIRHDATGREAFMPGLLLAIRRVRELDGPVRGLEPILFA
- a CDS encoding dUTPase, which encodes MDRLDELFRLQAAFDEEVARRRNLSFDPATWVQKEVLAMVSELAEILDEVSFKWWKDPRPLDHGRLTEEMVDLLHFFLSTCLKLGITPDELFEAYRAKNEENFRRQRGESDRPGYHAPAR
- a CDS encoding M16 family metallopeptidase, translated to MSVQRSILPSGVRVVSERLPGVRSAAVGAWVGTGSRHERPTEAGISHLVEHLLFKGTERFSAQEISERIEATGGEINAFTTREETCYHATVPSDRLEVALDLLGQMLTAPLLDPEHLEMEKQVVLDEISMYEDDSEELVQDLILEATLGLNGLSRGVLGRASTLRRLGRPQVERYMAERYTADNLVVAAAGQVEHEWLCRQVEHRFASLPAKRHDLPTSVRANPEPGTVIRRREAEQVHLCLGVPGLPREHDDQYALAVLETLVGGGTSSHLFQELREKRGLVYSTYAYHAGFAETGVFVLYAGCRPSNLEPVSEMLRAELDRLSHGEVDRAEVERAREQLRGAYLLGSEGSVNRMFQLGQGELLLGRVVEQEEYLEELNRVNLRQVRRLARQLFQPERVGMAVAGAPPRGWAVRLEGRGPARTRIRRPRRR
- a CDS encoding glycosyl hydrolase family 18 protein; this encodes MSTNTLSLAIIGLLALGGLLGGGRAAPPAVPPSSPPVEAPAGEGNVVEVRSDQAWVREAPGSTEKLAVLSRGSRVTQVGQAGRWVQVQLPDGREGWLSGMMVGVPSLNEREGRREVWGYYVEGPSLSSWSSFEVNADRLSAVVPWSFTVDGQGRLAVADGLSEAELARVLQRAGATGLGTHLLVQNYRNGRFDDQIVHDLLRDPQARERAAEAMVAQAKAWGAQGIHLDLENVPPLDRPFLTAFVAELSQSLRGQGLELSMALPAKTEDRPSHAWSGAFDYPALAPNLDRAVLMTYDQHHRTGSPGPIASAPWVEEVVQYALSAGFAPDKVLLGLAGYGYDWPRAGTARVLTHAQVLALLDEERRRSPGVSLHWDSSAKTPYFAYGSGNQVWFEDQQSLGYKLRIADRYGLGGVALWRLGQEDAGSWSLLTGG